One window of the Rissa tridactyla isolate bRisTri1 chromosome 9, bRisTri1.patW.cur.20221130, whole genome shotgun sequence genome contains the following:
- the MAN2C1 gene encoding alpha-mannosidase 2C1 isoform X1, producing the protein MAALKHRRTALERVEKFLSETYFTDCNLRGRLFGDRCPPASLSCFQTPRRIPYNEAVRQEFTPAKVGDSFGPTWETCWFKVELSIPLAWAGREVHFIWESDGEGMVWRDAQPVQGLTKEGEKTSYILTSSLKATEPHSLTLYVELACNGLFGAGKGSMIAPPDPDRRFTLSKAELVVFNRDVYELLVDLEILLGMAQLLGEENQRSFQALYTANQMINVCDVTDPSTFPAARDLAATIFSQRNGESQHTIHAMGHCHIDSAWLWPYEETIRKCARSWVTVVRLMECNPELTFTCSQAQQFEWVRSWYPGLYAQIQDFVAKGQFIPVGGTWVEMDGNLPSGESMVRQFLQGQQFFQEQFGRICSEFWLPDTFGYSAQLPQLMRGCGIRRFLTQKLSWNLVNTFPHHTFFWEGIDGSRVLTHFPPGDSYEMHGQVEEMLKTVKNNKDKGRVNHSALLFGFGDGGGGPTQKMLDRIKRMSDTDGLPRVQISTPDRLFSVLEKESSQLCTWVGELFLELHNGTYTTQAQIKKGNRECERILHDVEVLSTLALARSRTFQYPASQLQRLWRLLLLNQFHDVLPGSCIQLVVEDALQYYAEIRRAGAQLQEEAVQSLCGDLLQPKAGSAESTLVLNTLPWERTEVISRTGPAGTETLALVTVPSMGYAIVREPLLPAQPVAVRKQEDGSITMENGMIAVCLDTMGHLTSLRLVDSERESVPDGCYANQFALFDDVPLYWDAWDVMDYHLETRKPATTLLKPLEITLAGGLRGSASFSLRIGKSSTLTQEIILDAVCPYLRFLTQVEWKEAHKFLKVEFPVQVRSTNATYEIQFGHLQRPTHYNTSWDWARFEVWAHKWLDLSEHCFGVALLNDCKYGASAHRNVLSLSLLRAPKYPDATADIAHHQFTYAVMPHQGSFQEAGVIQCAYNLNFPLRAVTASSAQCPAWSAFSVSSPAVVLETVKQAEDRPEAVVVRLYEAHGSTVVAWLQTSLPVKEAMLCDLLERPAARGCLPLEQRGVRLSFTPFHVLSILLVLRQ; encoded by the exons ATGGCAGCCCTGAAGCACCGCCGCACGGCGCTGGAGCGGGTGGAGAAGTTCCTTTCCGAGACCTACTTCACCGACTGCAACCTGCGGGGCAG GCTCTTTGGGGATCGTTGTCCGCCGGCATCGCTCTCCTGCTTCCAGACCCCGCGGCGCATCCCGTACAATGAGGCTGTCAGGCAGGAATTCACACCAGCTAAAGTGGGAGACTCCTTCGGGCCCAC GTGGGAGACGTGCTGGTTTAAGGTAGAGCTGAGCATccccctggcatgggcagggcGGGAAGTGCACTTCATCTGGGAGAGCGATGGGGAGGGCATGGTGTGGCGCGACGCCCAGCCTGTCCAG GGTTTGACGAAGGAAGGTGAGAAGACCAGCTACATCCTGACAAGCAGCCTGAAAGCGACAGAGCCCCACAG TTTGACGCTGTACGTGGAGCTGGCCTGCAATGGTCTCTTTGGGGCTGGCAAGGGCAGTATGATCGCCCCTCCGGACCCTGACAGGAGGTTCACCCTGAGCAAGGCTGAGCTGGTCGTCTTCAACAGGGATGTCTACGAGCTGCTGGTGGATCTGGAAATACTGCTGGGCATGGCCCAG CTCCTCGGGGAGGAAAACCAGAGGAGTTTCCAGGCACTGTACACGGCCAACCAGATGATCAACGTGTGTGATGTTACGGACCCCTCCACCTTCCCTGCTGCCCGTGACCTGGCTGCGACGATCTTCAGCCAGAGGAATGGCGAGAGCCAGCACACCATCCATGCCATGGGTCACTGCCACATTGACTCTG CCTGGCTGTGGCCATATGAGGAGACCATCCGTAAGTGCGCTCGGAGCTGGGTCACGGTGGTCCGTCTGATGGAGTGCAATCCAGAGCTCACCTTCACCTGCTCCCAG GCACAGCAGTTCGAGTGGGTGCGGAGCTGGTATCCCGGACTCTACGCGCAGATTCAGGACTTCGTGGCGAAGGGGCAGTTCATTCCCGTCGGAGGCACCTGGGTGGAAATG GATGGTAACCTGCCCAGTGGGGAGTCCATGGTGCGGCAGTTCCTCCAGGGACAGCAGTTTTTCCAGGAGCAGTTTGGCCGGATCTGCTCAGAG TTCTGGCTGCCGGACACGTTTGGATACTCAGCCCAGCTGCCCCAGCTGATGCGTGGCTGTGGGATCAGGCGGTTCCTCACGCAGAAGCTCAGTTGGAACCTGGTGAACACCTTCCCG CATCACACTTTTTTCTGGGAAGGCATTGATGGTTCCCGAGTCCTGACCCATTTTCCCCCTGGTGACTCCTATGAGATGCATGGGCAAGTGGAGGAG ATGCTGAAAACGGTGAAGAACAACAAGGACAAAGGACGTGTGAACCACAGCGCTCTCCTCTTCGGCTTTGGAGATGGAGGAGGGGGCCCCACGCAGAAAATGCTGGACAGGATAAAGAGAATGAGTGACACAGATGGGCTGCCAAG GGTTCAGATCTCAACTCCCGACCGACTCTTTTCTGTCCTGGAGAAGGAGTCATCACAGCTGTGCACCTGGGTGGGAGAGCTCTTCCTTGAGCTGCACAACGGCACGTATACCACCCAGGCCCAG ATAAAGAAGGGGAATCGGGAGTGCGAGCGAATTCTCCACGATGTCGAAGTGCTCAGCACCTTGGCTCTGGCACGGAGCAGAACGTTCCAGTATCCTGCCAGCCAGTTGCAGCGGCTCTGGAG gtTATTGCTGCTGAACCAATTCCATGATGTTTTGCCAGGCAGCTGTATCCAGCTCGTGGTTGAGGATGCCCTGCAATACTACGCTG AGATACGCAGGGCTGGTGCTCAGCTGCAGGAGGAAGCTGTGCAGTCCTTATGCGGGGACCTGCTGCAACCCAAGGCAGGGAGTGCCGAGAGCACCCTTGTGTTAAACACCTTGCCTTGGGAGCGGACCGAGGTGATCTCCAGGACTGGGCCAGCTGGAACAGAGACTTTAG CTCTGGTGACAGTCCCCAGCATGGGCTATGCTATAGTGAGGGAGCCATTGCTGCCCGCTCAGCCTGTGGCCGTGAGGAAACAG GAGGATGGCTCCATTACCATGGAGAATGGGATGATTGCAGTCTGCCTGGACACGATGGGGCATCTGACCTCGCTTCGGCTGGTGGACTCTGAGAG AGAGTCAGTCCCAGATGGCTGCTATGCCAACCAGTTTGCACTCTTTGATGATGTTCCCCTGTACTGGGATGCCTGGGATGTGATGGATTATCACTTGGAAACCAG GAAGCCAGCGACAACACTGCTGAAGCCTCTGGAAATCACCCTGGCTGGGGGCCTGCGGGGAAGTGCGAGCTTTTCTCTGCGGATTGGGAAAAGCAGCACCTTAACCCAGGAGATCATCCTGGATGCCGTGTGTCCGTACCTCCGCTTCCTGACCCAG GTTGAGTGGAAGGAGGCTCACAAGTTCCTGAAGGTGGAGTTCCCTGTGCAGGTCCGGAGCACAAACGCCACCTACGAGATCCAGTTTGGACACCTGCAGCGGCCAACACACTATAACACGTCATGGGATTGGGCCCGATTTGAG GTGTGGGCTCACAAGTGGCTGGATCTCTCCGAGCACTGCTTCGGGGTGGCGCTGCTGAATGACTGCAAATACGGGGCATCTGCCCACAGGAATGTCCTCAGCCTCTCACT GCTGAGAGCACCCAAGTACCCCGATGCCACGGCAGACATTGCGCACCACCAGTTCACCTATGCCGTGATGCCTCACCAGG GTTCCTTCCAGGAGGCTGGTGTGATCCAGTGTGCCTACAACTTGAATTTCCCCCTCCGTGCAGTCACAGCCAGCTCCGCTCAGTGCCCAGCCTGGAGCGCCTTTTCTGTCAGCTCACCTGCGGTTGTGCTGGAGACTGTCAAGCAG GCTGAGGACAGACCTGAAGCTGTGGTGGTGCGGCTGTACGAGGCACATGGCAGCACAGTTGTCGCCTGGCTCCAGACCTCCCTCCCCGTTAAGGAGGCAATGCT CTGTGACCTCTTGGAGCGGCCGGCTGCAAGAGGCTGCCTGCCGCTGGAGCAGCGGGGTGTCAGGCTTTCCTTCACACCCTTCCATGTGCTCTCCATCCTCTTGGTCTTGAGGCAGTGA
- the MAN2C1 gene encoding alpha-mannosidase 2C1 isoform X2 — MCHPPLQGLTKEGEKTSYILTSSLKATEPHSLTLYVELACNGLFGAGKGSMIAPPDPDRRFTLSKAELVVFNRDVYELLVDLEILLGMAQLLGEENQRSFQALYTANQMINVCDVTDPSTFPAARDLAATIFSQRNGESQHTIHAMGHCHIDSAWLWPYEETIRKCARSWVTVVRLMECNPELTFTCSQAQQFEWVRSWYPGLYAQIQDFVAKGQFIPVGGTWVEMDGNLPSGESMVRQFLQGQQFFQEQFGRICSEFWLPDTFGYSAQLPQLMRGCGIRRFLTQKLSWNLVNTFPHHTFFWEGIDGSRVLTHFPPGDSYEMHGQVEEMLKTVKNNKDKGRVNHSALLFGFGDGGGGPTQKMLDRIKRMSDTDGLPRVQISTPDRLFSVLEKESSQLCTWVGELFLELHNGTYTTQAQIKKGNRECERILHDVEVLSTLALARSRTFQYPASQLQRLWRLLLLNQFHDVLPGSCIQLVVEDALQYYAEIRRAGAQLQEEAVQSLCGDLLQPKAGSAESTLVLNTLPWERTEVISRTGPAGTETLALVTVPSMGYAIVREPLLPAQPVAVRKQEDGSITMENGMIAVCLDTMGHLTSLRLVDSERESVPDGCYANQFALFDDVPLYWDAWDVMDYHLETRKPATTLLKPLEITLAGGLRGSASFSLRIGKSSTLTQEIILDAVCPYLRFLTQVEWKEAHKFLKVEFPVQVRSTNATYEIQFGHLQRPTHYNTSWDWARFEVWAHKWLDLSEHCFGVALLNDCKYGASAHRNVLSLSLLRAPKYPDATADIAHHQFTYAVMPHQGSFQEAGVIQCAYNLNFPLRAVTASSAQCPAWSAFSVSSPAVVLETVKQAEDRPEAVVVRLYEAHGSTVVAWLQTSLPVKEAMLCDLLERPAARGCLPLEQRGVRLSFTPFHVLSILLVLRQ; from the exons ATGTGCCACCCTCCCCTGCAGGGTTTGACGAAGGAAGGTGAGAAGACCAGCTACATCCTGACAAGCAGCCTGAAAGCGACAGAGCCCCACAG TTTGACGCTGTACGTGGAGCTGGCCTGCAATGGTCTCTTTGGGGCTGGCAAGGGCAGTATGATCGCCCCTCCGGACCCTGACAGGAGGTTCACCCTGAGCAAGGCTGAGCTGGTCGTCTTCAACAGGGATGTCTACGAGCTGCTGGTGGATCTGGAAATACTGCTGGGCATGGCCCAG CTCCTCGGGGAGGAAAACCAGAGGAGTTTCCAGGCACTGTACACGGCCAACCAGATGATCAACGTGTGTGATGTTACGGACCCCTCCACCTTCCCTGCTGCCCGTGACCTGGCTGCGACGATCTTCAGCCAGAGGAATGGCGAGAGCCAGCACACCATCCATGCCATGGGTCACTGCCACATTGACTCTG CCTGGCTGTGGCCATATGAGGAGACCATCCGTAAGTGCGCTCGGAGCTGGGTCACGGTGGTCCGTCTGATGGAGTGCAATCCAGAGCTCACCTTCACCTGCTCCCAG GCACAGCAGTTCGAGTGGGTGCGGAGCTGGTATCCCGGACTCTACGCGCAGATTCAGGACTTCGTGGCGAAGGGGCAGTTCATTCCCGTCGGAGGCACCTGGGTGGAAATG GATGGTAACCTGCCCAGTGGGGAGTCCATGGTGCGGCAGTTCCTCCAGGGACAGCAGTTTTTCCAGGAGCAGTTTGGCCGGATCTGCTCAGAG TTCTGGCTGCCGGACACGTTTGGATACTCAGCCCAGCTGCCCCAGCTGATGCGTGGCTGTGGGATCAGGCGGTTCCTCACGCAGAAGCTCAGTTGGAACCTGGTGAACACCTTCCCG CATCACACTTTTTTCTGGGAAGGCATTGATGGTTCCCGAGTCCTGACCCATTTTCCCCCTGGTGACTCCTATGAGATGCATGGGCAAGTGGAGGAG ATGCTGAAAACGGTGAAGAACAACAAGGACAAAGGACGTGTGAACCACAGCGCTCTCCTCTTCGGCTTTGGAGATGGAGGAGGGGGCCCCACGCAGAAAATGCTGGACAGGATAAAGAGAATGAGTGACACAGATGGGCTGCCAAG GGTTCAGATCTCAACTCCCGACCGACTCTTTTCTGTCCTGGAGAAGGAGTCATCACAGCTGTGCACCTGGGTGGGAGAGCTCTTCCTTGAGCTGCACAACGGCACGTATACCACCCAGGCCCAG ATAAAGAAGGGGAATCGGGAGTGCGAGCGAATTCTCCACGATGTCGAAGTGCTCAGCACCTTGGCTCTGGCACGGAGCAGAACGTTCCAGTATCCTGCCAGCCAGTTGCAGCGGCTCTGGAG gtTATTGCTGCTGAACCAATTCCATGATGTTTTGCCAGGCAGCTGTATCCAGCTCGTGGTTGAGGATGCCCTGCAATACTACGCTG AGATACGCAGGGCTGGTGCTCAGCTGCAGGAGGAAGCTGTGCAGTCCTTATGCGGGGACCTGCTGCAACCCAAGGCAGGGAGTGCCGAGAGCACCCTTGTGTTAAACACCTTGCCTTGGGAGCGGACCGAGGTGATCTCCAGGACTGGGCCAGCTGGAACAGAGACTTTAG CTCTGGTGACAGTCCCCAGCATGGGCTATGCTATAGTGAGGGAGCCATTGCTGCCCGCTCAGCCTGTGGCCGTGAGGAAACAG GAGGATGGCTCCATTACCATGGAGAATGGGATGATTGCAGTCTGCCTGGACACGATGGGGCATCTGACCTCGCTTCGGCTGGTGGACTCTGAGAG AGAGTCAGTCCCAGATGGCTGCTATGCCAACCAGTTTGCACTCTTTGATGATGTTCCCCTGTACTGGGATGCCTGGGATGTGATGGATTATCACTTGGAAACCAG GAAGCCAGCGACAACACTGCTGAAGCCTCTGGAAATCACCCTGGCTGGGGGCCTGCGGGGAAGTGCGAGCTTTTCTCTGCGGATTGGGAAAAGCAGCACCTTAACCCAGGAGATCATCCTGGATGCCGTGTGTCCGTACCTCCGCTTCCTGACCCAG GTTGAGTGGAAGGAGGCTCACAAGTTCCTGAAGGTGGAGTTCCCTGTGCAGGTCCGGAGCACAAACGCCACCTACGAGATCCAGTTTGGACACCTGCAGCGGCCAACACACTATAACACGTCATGGGATTGGGCCCGATTTGAG GTGTGGGCTCACAAGTGGCTGGATCTCTCCGAGCACTGCTTCGGGGTGGCGCTGCTGAATGACTGCAAATACGGGGCATCTGCCCACAGGAATGTCCTCAGCCTCTCACT GCTGAGAGCACCCAAGTACCCCGATGCCACGGCAGACATTGCGCACCACCAGTTCACCTATGCCGTGATGCCTCACCAGG GTTCCTTCCAGGAGGCTGGTGTGATCCAGTGTGCCTACAACTTGAATTTCCCCCTCCGTGCAGTCACAGCCAGCTCCGCTCAGTGCCCAGCCTGGAGCGCCTTTTCTGTCAGCTCACCTGCGGTTGTGCTGGAGACTGTCAAGCAG GCTGAGGACAGACCTGAAGCTGTGGTGGTGCGGCTGTACGAGGCACATGGCAGCACAGTTGTCGCCTGGCTCCAGACCTCCCTCCCCGTTAAGGAGGCAATGCT CTGTGACCTCTTGGAGCGGCCGGCTGCAAGAGGCTGCCTGCCGCTGGAGCAGCGGGGTGTCAGGCTTTCCTTCACACCCTTCCATGTGCTCTCCATCCTCTTGGTCTTGAGGCAGTGA